One genomic segment of Musa acuminata AAA Group cultivar baxijiao chromosome BXJ3-3, Cavendish_Baxijiao_AAA, whole genome shotgun sequence includes these proteins:
- the LOC103978168 gene encoding plasma membrane ATPase 4-like, which translates to MSSAISLEEIKNDAVDLEHIPVGEVFEQLKCDRNGLTNVEGENRIKIFGLNKLEEKKESKVLKFLGFMWNPLSWVMESAAIMAIALANGGGKPPDWQDFIGIISLLIINSTISFIEENNAGNAAAALMAGLAPKTKVLRDGRWSEQDAAILVPGDIISIKLGDIIPADARLLDGDPLKIDQSALTGESLPVTRNPGDEVFSGSTCKQGEIEAVVIATGVHTFFGKAAHLVDSTNNVGHFQKVLTAIGNFCICSIAVGMAIEIVVMYPIQRRKYRDGIDNLLVLLIGGIPIAMPTVLSVTMAIGSHRLSEQGAITKRMTAIEEMAGMDVLCSDKTGTLTLNKLTVDRTLIEVFERDVDREAVILHAARAARVENQDAIDAAIVGMLADPKEARAGIDEVHFLPFNPVDKRTAITYVDSFGNWHRSSKGAPEQIVELCSMREDAKKKVHAVIDKFADRGLRSLAVARQEIPEKRKESAGGPWQFMGLLPLFDPPRHDSAETIRRALNLGVNVKMITGDQLAIAKETGRRLGMGTNMYPSSTLLGNKNDDLTGSIPVDELIEKADGFAGVFPEHKYEIVKRLQERSHICGMTGDGVNDAPALKKADIGIAVADATDAARGASDIVLTEPGLSVIVSAVLTSRAIFQRMKNYTIYAVSITIRVVLGFLLLALIWRFNFSPFMVLIIAILNDGTIMTISKDRVKPSPMPDSWKLREIFATGIVLGTYLALMTVLFFWIAHQTDFFPKTFGVRPIRDNQDELTSAIYLQVSVVSQALIFVTRSRSWCFVERPGLFLVAAFVIAQLVATFISVYASWGFARIHGIGWGWAGVIWLFSIVTFFPLDFLKFIIRYTLSGKAWVNLYESKTAFTTKLDYGKGEREAQWALAQRTLHGLQPPDSSGLFNEKNYRELSEIAEQAKRRAEVARLRELHTLKGHVESVVKLKGLDIETMQHHYTL; encoded by the exons atGTCGTCCGCCATCTCACTGGAGGAGATCAAGAACGACGCCGTCGATCTT GAGCACATTCCGGTCGGGGAAGTCTTTGAGCAGCTCAAATGCGACAGGAATGGGCTCACCAACGTCGAGGGGGAGAACCGCATCAAGATCTTTGGGCTCAACAAGCTCGAGGAGAAGAAG GAGAGCAAGGTGCTCAAATTCTTGGGGTTCATGTGGAATCCGCTCTCGTGGGTCATGGAGAGCGCCGCCATCATGGCCATCGCCCTCGCTAATGGAGGG GGGAAGCCTCCGGATTGGCAAGACTTCATCGGCATCATCTCCCTTCTCATCATCAACTCGACCATCAGCTTCATCGAGGAGAACAACGCCGGCAATGCCGCCGCCGCTCTCATGGCTGGCCTTGCACCCAAGACCAAG GTGCTGAGAGACGGGAGGTGGTCGGAGCAGGATGCGGCGATCCTCGTCCCTGGAGACATTATCAGCATTAAGCTCGGCGACATCATCCCTGCGGACGCACGCCTACTCGACGGCGACCCGCTCAAGATCGACCAGTCCGCCCTAACCGGCGAGTCGCTTCCGGTGACCAGAAACCCTGGCGATGAGGTCTTCTCGGGCTCCACATGCAAGCAAGGCGAGATCGAGGCCGTCGTCATCGCCACCGGCGTGCACACCTTCTTCGGCAAGGCCGCGCACCTCGTCGACAGCACCAATAACGTCGGCCACTTCCAAAAG GTGCTAACTGCGATCGGAAACTTCTGCATCTGCTCGATCGCGGTCGGCATGGCGATCGAGATCGTGGTGATGTACCCGATCCAGCGCCGGAAGTACAGGGACGGGATCGACAACCTACTGGTGCTGCTCATCGGCGGGATACCGATTGCGATGCCCACCGTGCTGTCGGTCACCATGGCCATCGGATCGCATCGGCTGTCAGAGCAGGGAGCCATCACGAAGAGGATGACTGCAATCGAGGAGATGGCAGGGATGGACGTGCTCTGCAGCGACAAGACCGGAACCCTCACCCTTAACAAGCTTACCGTCGACAGGACTCTAATCGAG GTATTCGAGAGAGATGTGGATAGGGAAGCCGTGATCCTCCATGCCGCAAGGGCCGCCAGGGTCGAGAACCAGGACGCCATCGATGCCGCCATTGTTGGAATGCTTGCTGATCCCAAGGAG GCACGTGCAGGGATCGATGAGGTGCACTTCTTGCCCTTCAATCCTGTCGACAAGCGGACGGCCATCACCTACGTAGACTCCTTTGGCAATTGGCATCGATCGAGCAAGGGAGCCCCGGAACAG ATCGTTGAGCTGTGCAGCATGAGGGAGGATGCCAAGAAGAAGGTTCACGCCGTCATCGACAAGTTCGCCGACCGTGGCCTGCGGTCGCTGGCCGTCGCCCGACAGGAAATtcctgagaagaggaaggaaagcgcCGGAGGGCCATGGCAGTTCATGGGGCTGCTACCGCTGTTCGACCCACCGAGACACGACAGTGCGGAGACCATTCGTCGAGCACTCAACCTAGGCGTGAACGTGAAGATGATCACCGGTGATCAGTTGGCTATAGCCAAGGAGACCGGGCGGAGGCTCGGGATGGGTACCAACATGTACCCCTCGTCCACTCTTCTCGGCAACAAGAACGATGATCTCACCGGTAGCATCCCTGTCGACGAGCTCATCGAGAAGGCCGATGGTTTTGCTGGTGTCTTCCCAG AGCACAAGTACGAGATCGTGAAGAGACTGCAGGAGAGGAGCCACATCTGTGGCATGACAGGCGACGGCGTGAACGACGCCCCGGCCCTGAAGAAGGCGGACATCGGCATCGCCGTCGCTGACGCCACCGACGCTGCTCGTGGCGCTTCGGACATTGTCCTGACGGAGCCGGGACTCAGTGTCATCGTCAGCGCCGTCCTCACCAGCCGCGCAATCTTCCAGCGCATGAAGAACTACACCATCTACGCCGTCTCCATCACCATCCGAGTCGTGTTAGGCTTCCTCCTCCTCGCGCTCATCTGGCGTTTCAATTTTTCCCCTTTCATGGTCCTCATAATCGCCATCCTCAATGACGGGACCATCATGACCATCTCCAAGGACCGAGTCAAGCCCTCTCCGATGCCCGATTCGTGGAAGCTCCGCGAGATCTTCGCCACCGGGATCGTCCTCGGCACCTACCTTGCGCTCATGACTGTGCTGTTCTTCTGGATCGCTCACCAAACGGACTTCTTCCCC AAAACATTTGGAGTAAGGCCGATCAGGGACAATCAAGATGAACTGACCTCCGCGATCTACCTCCAAGTGAGTGTCGTTAGCCAGGCGCTCATATTCGTGACGCGGTCCAGAAGCTGGTGCTTTGTGGAGCGCCCTGGGCTGTTTCTTGTGGCTGCCTTCGTTATTGCGCAGCTG GTGGCTACTTTCATCTCTGTGTACGCGAGCTGGGGATTCGCGAGAATCCATGGCATAGGGTGGGGGTGGGCTGGAGTGATATGGCTCTTCAGCATCGTCACCTTCTTCCCGCTCGACTTCCTCAAGTTCATCATCCGGTACACACTGAGTGGCAAGGCTTGGGTCAACCTCTACGAGAGCAAG ACGGCTTTCACGACCAAGTTGGATTACGGGAAGGGGGAAAGGGAGGCGCAATGGGCGCTAGCGCAGCGTACCCTGCACGGCCTCCAGCCACCGGACTCTTCAGGTCTCTTCAACGAGAAGAACTACAGGGAGTTGTCTGAGATCGCCGAGCAGGCTAAGAGACGCGCCGAGGTCGCCAG GCTTAGGGAGCTTCACACGCTAAAAGGACACGTTGAGTCAGTAGTGAAGCTCAAAGGGCTGGACATTGAGACGATGCAGCATCACTATACGCTTTGA